CGCCCTTTACCAAATTCTCGGCCGTCAACAGCCAGGTGTATTTACCGACCAACCCGACGCGGCCGGTGATCCTGCCGCCGGGTACGGACCCGACCGCCGACTTCAACCAGACGGCGCTGCAATCGCGGCGCAGCGGCGTCAACCTGACCGTCAACACGCCGATGGACTTTATCACTCAGGGCAGCACACTGACCTGGGGCGCCGACTACGTCTTCGATGCCACCGATCAGCAGCTGACCAACGGCCAGGACGCCATCTCGCCCACGACCCAGAACTCGGTTGCCTTGTTTGCGCAGGGCGAAATTCCGGTGACGGATCGCTTTCGCATCAGCGGCGGCGCGCGCTACGACCAGTTTTATCTCAACGTTGAAGACTTCACTCGGCCTGCCGCTGCCGTTCTGCTAGGCCGGAACATTATCGGCCTGCCGGCGATCCAGGTGACCGGCGGCTCGTTCGACTACGACGCCGTCACCTTCAACGCCGGCGCCGTCTACGATCTGACCGAAAGGATGCAGCTTTTCGGCAATTTCTCGCAAGGCTACAGCCTGACCGACATTGGCGGCTTCACCCGCCGGGCCGGGTTGAACTCCAACGCCGAAACCTGCGACGCCTATGGCACCGCCATCCGGCCGCTGCTGCCGTGCACCAACGCGCCGGATTACGCGATCAGCTATGCCGATATCGCGCCTGAACCCCAGCTGGTGAACACCTGGGAAGCCGGTCTGCGCGGCGATTGGGGCGACTATCGCGGCGGCGTCAGCACCTATCTGTCGACCTCGGACAACGGCGTCAGCTACGACATCGTCAACAACCGGGTGTCGCAGCAGAAGGAACGTATCTGGGGCGTCGAAGCCAATCTCGAGGCAGACCTCAGCGGCATGTTCACGGTGGGCGGATCGGTCGGCTATGTCGAAGGCAAATACGATGCGGATCACGACGGCCACATCGAAGCTAACGAGTATGTGCCGAACAACCGTATCCCTTCGACCTACAAGGGCCTGGTCTATCTCACGACCCGTTTCGAGAACGAGCTGACCCTGCGCAGCGAGTTGGAGCTGTTTTCAGGGCGCGACCGCATCGCCACCCAGGAACTGGACGGTGCAGCACTGGTCAATCTCGCCGTCTCGAAGACGTTCGCCAATGAAAGCGTGCTGAACCTTGCCGTGCGCAATGTGTTCGACACCTATTACATCAACCCCTCCGCATCGGCGACGCGCGGCGCCGACGTTCCGGGGCTGGGGCGTTCGGTCGCTCTGTCCTACCAGATCACCTTCTGAGGGCGGCGATGGCGGTGTTTCTCCAACGAAACGGTGCGCTGGTCTCGCTGCTGGCAGAAGCGCCCGCCGATCCGGCGGATGGCG
This region of Mesorhizobium sp. C432A genomic DNA includes:
- a CDS encoding TonB-dependent receptor, with the protein product MAGAAFAQEAAPTDQQGATVLDQILVTGRNERSISSVAQSVQVVEQEQVEEAAQENIDAATLISRIVPGYAPRNQTISGASETFRGRSLLIMVDGVPRNTPLRDVSRILSMIDLNSVERIEVINGASSLYGAGATGGTINFITKRGDSDKPKVTVRTGVTAFTENPGKSAGPSTSVSVEGKKGDFDYFFSASGDLSRLTYDGHGNEMASDAMLGQGGGDRTGTGNLFGVAGYQFDSRRFEASVDWTYGNQKPDWFTDYTTNPVSPDFGDPYEGKPLKEDSKYLTAKYTDSDFALGNLEVKAFYNDIFKQSPFTKFSAVNSQVYLPTNPTRPVILPPGTDPTADFNQTALQSRRSGVNLTVNTPMDFITQGSTLTWGADYVFDATDQQLTNGQDAISPTTQNSVALFAQGEIPVTDRFRISGGARYDQFYLNVEDFTRPAAAVLLGRNIIGLPAIQVTGGSFDYDAVTFNAGAVYDLTERMQLFGNFSQGYSLTDIGGFTRRAGLNSNAETCDAYGTAIRPLLPCTNAPDYAISYADIAPEPQLVNTWEAGLRGDWGDYRGGVSTYLSTSDNGVSYDIVNNRVSQQKERIWGVEANLEADLSGMFTVGGSVGYVEGKYDADHDGHIEANEYVPNNRIPSTYKGLVYLTTRFENELTLRSELELFSGRDRIATQELDGAALVNLAVSKTFANESVLNLAVRNVFDTYYINPSASATRGADVPGLGRSVALSYQITF